GTGGCCGGACACACCACGGGTGGtcagggatggaggagcagctctgctggcgCAGCAGCCAACTCACCGTCTCCAGCCCCGCTTTTCGCTGGATCTCCTCCGGCCCCCGCAGCCCGTCACCGATCACCAGCAGCGTGCGGGGCTCTCTGAGCCCTTCGCGCCCGTCCCCTTGCCAAGGAAGGACCCACGTTCCAGCACCGCCGCTCACCTCCCGCAGCGCACCGCGCCCTCCGCGCCCGCTCCTTTAGGGAGGACTCGCCACCTCCACAGAACCACCCCGGAATGCCCCGAATCCTTCCGGCTCCGGGCGGGGCTCAGGCGCTTGCCCGGCCCGTCGGGAGCGCCGAGCAGCCGCCGTCCCGCCCGCCCTGCGCGGCGTGTCCCCTCCCGCGGCCCGTCGCGCCGGCGGAAGCGCGGCTGCAGCCGTGAGGATGCTTCGGGCCTGGCGGGCGCCGGCGCTGGCGCGggcccgggccggggccgcccggggCTGGGCGCGCTCCGCCGCCTCGGAGGCCGCGGCCGAGAGCCGGGAGGACTCCCGGTACAGGGACACGGTGCTGCTGCCGCGCAGCCGCTTCCCCGCGCAGCTCCCGGGGCGGCTGCAGCCCGAGACAGAGCTGGAGACGCAGCAGGTgcggccggggctgggctgggctggttcCCCCGCGGTGCGAGCCTCGGGACGGCCGTGGGCCTGCCCCGGGCGCTGCGAGCCCCGGGCCGGCAGGAGGGCGGGCGTGGCTGCCAGGGTTTGTGTTCGGTCCCGCCGTGCAGGGCGAGCTTCTGGCGAGTCTGGGCTCTCGCCTGGCCCGGCCGTCCGGGCTTAGAAAAGCTCGGGCTCTTGAGGTGTTTATAGTTTGGATATAACTTTGTTACGGTCTGATTTGGAGAAGAGTAGTGACTCTCCGGACAGTGGAGTGCCAGGAGAATAATCTCAGGCCTAATACTTCACCTCCTTCGGGCTTTTACATACTTTAAACCCACTAATGTCTTCTTTTGCAGAGTTAGGAAAGTGTAATTGTTTGTCTGGTTCTGTTGTGCGTTTCACGTCCAGACTTTTTAGAAGCGCAGAGACTTGTGATGGTTTTGgtctttttcttgttgtttccACAGAAATGTGGTTTTTCGGAACTGTACTCATggcaaaggcaaagaaaagcaaaacaggaatTTTGTCTGCATGACGGACCACCTTATGCCAACGGAGACCCTCATGTTGGCCATGCATTaaacaaagtaaatatttaCTCGTTCATGCTTTATTCTTATGAAGTGATAAAACTTTACTGTCATGTGCTCTGTGTTCTCCATTCCCATTTAAATCGGtaacactttaaaatgtttggggttttggtcgCTGAGGCTTTTAAAAACCAACATTATGGTTGTGATGCCATATTTTGCCGTGTTGACGTAGACACCGTACCCCAACATAAATACCATGTACTGAATGCTCAGTGTTCATTTAGGTTCAGTCCTGAGATTCACAGCATTACACTGGCCACAAAGTGAGAAAGACTCAAATGTCACCCACAGCTTCTTACagtcccagtgctgcagcagtgtgctCTAGGCCAGGGCTGTAGGTCCagttcagtgttttaaaaatgagagcAAGTCGGATATGTTCACGTCAAGTCTTACAAGTTTATAAACTGCATCTCTCAGTTACTCTGATTGTAAACTCCTTGGATCAGAGGTCCTCTAAGATTCTGCCAATGTACAAAATGATAggcaagaaaaagaacaaatgtaGGGTCTttggatcacagaatggtttgggttggaagggaccttaaagaagatctagttccaaaccctctgccatcggcaggaacaccttccactagaccagtttgCTCAAAGccttgtccagcctggccttgaacacttccaaggatggggcaccCATAGCTTCTCTGGTCTTAAATATAAATTCGTCCTGCAGCTTTTGATAATTGTATTTGTAAACAGGAGGAGCTTAATTACAAATGTGGCTGTTCCACATGGGGGAGCTAAAGTGATAACAGACCTTGTGgcttttcagattttgaaaGACATCACCAATCGCTTCCATGTGATGAGAGGTTATAAAGTGCATTATGTGCCAGGGTGGGATTGCCATGGATTGCCAATTGAGTTGAAGGCACTGTCAGAAGTCAAAGGAGCTGAAAATCTTTCACCAATGGAAATTCGGCAGAGAGGTAAATAAACTACTGTCTGCAGTATCTCCGTAAAAAAGGCTGGCTTGACTATTTGTATATCCTACTCTTTTTTTGTACTTTATGCCTGATATGCCTTTTAGACTTTGTGGCCTTTTCTATTAGCTATTGGTGACATTTTCTATGATCACTGGGTGTATTTGCCAAGCAGATAGACCAGACTGGAATCTGATGAAATGGGATCATTTCACACAGGCTTAATTTGTTGCTGTAATGGGCATGCAGAGCATTGACCCTGGgtttagaaaaacacaaaaggaGGGCAGAGGATTTGGATGTGTGCTTTGATTAACTGTATAGTGGCAGGAAGCTGGTATTTATGAGATCAGCATCCTTTTGGTTTTTGAAGGCTGAATTTGATTAGGAGCTAGAAAGATGCATGTAAAAGTCAGGCTCCTTCAGGACAGCTTGGCTCTCTCTCACAAATAGGAATGTATTTGTTGACTGTGTTTTTAATAATTCTACAAAACTACCGGGGGGATCCTTTCAGAGAAAGTCTGCATTATATGGAAACTgttttgaagaaataatttcaaatacagTATGGGTTGAAGGGCATCATTACTCAGCTGCAAAGCTTTTTGAAATGAGCAATTGAAACTGCTTTAATTTGAAATTGTGGTAATGGAATAGGCTAACTTATTTTCAGATGTATGTTACTTAGAAAATTTTGGATCAGCATCAACAGAGGGATGACTTTCACTCTTACTAGTTTTACGTTGAGAACTTATTTTGGGAAATTTCTCTTCctaacaaaatacattttcccccccctttcttAAAGAGAAAGTTTATAGGACTATAAAGACATGGGCTTAATGTTCCTGTATTAGTCAAAAAAGTGCCACTCCTGGATCTGTTTACTTTTTGCAGTCATTTTTTGTAACAACCAATCTGAAATGTATGTATTTTGAATTGTAATATTTTGGGCATAGGTTCACTATATTCAGCTCTGGCTTTACTAAAAAAACATCAATAGTACATTTTAAGTGGTATTTTATTGATCTTAGTGTGCTAAACCATGTGCTTAATGGAACTATTCCCTTCAGCCAGAGCATTTGCAGAAAGAGCAattgagaaacagaaatctgcCTTCATTCGTTGGGGTGTAATGGCAGATTGGGCCAACTGCTACCTTACATTTGACCCAAAGTATGAAGCAAATCAGCTGAGAGTCTTCTACAAGATGTATGATAAGGTATGTTGAATTTCTCTTGAAGTCCGTATTGATTTTTCATGAGTTTTGTTTCTcctaactttcttttttcctctccctgccctctctaGGGTTTAATTTATCGGGACTATAAACCTGTGTTCTGGTCCCCTTCAACAAAGTAAGAATCAACTTACtattttgtcttcaaaatttTAGCAAGGATACTTACTTGTAGCTTTTGATGTTGCAGTGTGTAACTTGTGTTTGATGTGTACCAGAACAGCCTTGGCTGAGGCAGAACTCGAGTACAACGAGCAGCACGTCAGTCGCTCTGTGTACATGAAATTTCCGCTGCTGAAGTCGCCGCCTAAGCTGACTTCTGTGATAGGTACGACTTCTCTGTAGCTTTAAAGACTGATAGCTTTGATTTTTGTTATTATTGTGAGTAAAGTACTTCTAATTTACATCTGTAGATGGATCATCCCCTGCTAGTGTGCTAGTCTGGACCACGCAACCTTGGACTGTGCCAGCCAATCAAGCAGTTTGTTACATGCCAGACTCAGCGTAGGTGTCTTTCACTTGGGTCAGTCATCTGTGTCAGTCCTTAGTGGTATTTagcagcaaaattaaaacattctgGACTGCCATTACAGTTTATTTAAGGCATcttttttaggttttgtttggttggttttggttggggtttttttgtttggttttttaagtgATGCAATTTAAGCTTTGTTCTATATCTACTAATatattaatttctgctttaattttttttaagttatttctCCATTAGGCGAGGTTATGTTGAAACTTCTGAGATTTATGAGTGAATTGAACATATAAAACATACTTGTCTATCTTTTAGAGATGAAGCATGTCACAAATTGGTAGCTTTGTGATGTTTGTAATTATTTAGTATCATGAATGCCCGTTTGCTTTGCAGATACTCAATTGTAAAATGTGCAACAACTGGACAACGCTTCATCCTTGCTGCAGATAGAGTTGAATCTACAGCTGCTGTTCTGGACACACAGTTTGAGGTTATAACAACGTGTAAAGGTAGGTTTTAATATCGTTATCATAAATTACTTAGAAATCTGCTGGTAGATGTCTGAAAACTGCTTCAGTTTTGATGGATTAAGTGTTTTTATAATTTGAGTATATGCTTCACTAAAATAAtacaaagaggaggaggaggagtctGTCCAATTTACTATTGGTGTATTGTAACTCAAATTATCATCCATagatttcaaatgcatttttaaaatctggattCGCGcttggaaaaatgaaatacagaattcAAGTCTATGCAGTATTAAAATCTTAATTACACTGAGTACAGTTTGTATGTCTTTCCATCCATTATTAATGACAAGAGGGGGCTAATTACAAGAATGACTGTTGAGGTATTGTAGGTATCTCTTGTCTCTCTGGACAAGCTAAAGCAGTTGAGCTGGCATCCTAGCAAACTGCATAGTGACATTTCTTAACAGGCAGGCTTGGGATTCAGTGTAATGAGTTGGGATTTAGTGTGTTATTTGTGAGCTTTATTCCTTTGCCTCTATCAGTGATTCAGTACTGGAAATATGCATATGTGAAGGAGGTGAGGAATCTGTTTCTatgactttttgttttcttttttttttcttggtgccTTGCCATGCCTTCTCTTTCAGGGGAAGTCTTGTTTTTACCTAGTGATAAAATTACTGGGGCTGTTTTTTCTCACAGCTTCCACCTTTTTGAATCATGTGATTTACAGATAATGTCCAAGAGTAGTAGAGTTGaactttcttaaaaagaaatttcatatTGGAACCTGTTCTTTTTAACTTCCCATATATTCAGTAATTACTTATATTTGTTACTTTCCTGTATTTGTGTACATAACTGTGTGACGGCAGTTCTTAAACATCGTCCTTCTAGGAGAAAGTCATTGTGTGAACACCATTTTGTCATATGACACATTCCTCAAGCTCTGTGATTCTTGACTTCCAGCAAGactttaataataatatttcttcagtggtttttttaaccacttgttctttttctgcagTCTGATAAAAGAAGCTGAATGCGTGAATTGtgtttctctatttttttcttccatttgtgtTTTTCAGGTGCAGATTTGGCAGATGGTTCTTGTGCTCATCCCACCATTCCTGGCAGAGTCTCTCCTCTGTTACCTGCAAATCATGTGACAATGACAAAAGGGACAGGATTAGTTCACACAGCCCCAGCTCATGGTATGGAAGATTACAGCGTAGCTTCCCACCATCAACTACCCACGGTACTTCATCTTTTCAGCTGTTGCTCTTGATTTCCTGCAACTGATTGATTGTGTGCCCTTAAAatgatttgttttaatttgtgcataaaacttgaaaatgttttgaagcATTCACAGAAGCATGAGTATCACTCATGGCCTGCAGGAGTGCCAGACTAACCTTAAAGAAATGTGTATGAGGATAAAAGGATGAAGTTTCCTTCTGCTGATTAAAAGTCATGGAGAAGTGGTAGAACAGCATCAggtttttctgctctgtgtgtggttttgttttttaaaggataaCACAGAGACTTTTTCTCAGATATTGACTCACTACTCAGAATTGTCTTTTCCAGACAGTAAATCACCAGTTATGTTGgtcattattaattttttttttcagcaaaacttGTTTTAAACACGTGTATAAATACAGTTCAGTTATGCATGGCCAGTTTGTGATTGATGGGAGTGAAGATGCAGGATATGGGGCATGGGGAGGATTaggtttgattttgtttttcactgtttATTTGAAAAGTCACTGAAATACCAGTGACTTTGATGTAAGATAGTTGTGGTATGTGTGCAAATGCAATGGTGCTTATTCCTTCTCACACGCAGAATTCACTTGCCTGGTAGATTACTGAACTGCAGTTCACTAAATCTGAAGTgtacttaaatattttgttcttcatCAGGAAAGGAGTCACCTAGTAGAGTATTTAACTCACTTTTGAATACCAAAAAAGATAATTGCCACATGGTATTTTATTGACATGATCAATGTGTTCATTTTTAGGATTGCCTTGTGGACGAAAGCGGGTATTTTACAGAAGCAGCAGGTCCTGAACTTAAAAACAAGAATGTCCTTGAAGAGGGAAATGAAGCTGGTGAGTATTTGATGCTTGACTATTTGTTACTTCATCAGTTACAGTCCTGCAGGAACATTTTGAGGGCTTGTATAAACTGATCATATTTTGAATATGGATGAGATACAGGCATTTCTTGCTAAGTGTTGATTATGGAAAGGAGCTGAGTTGAGGTTAACAGTAGCCATACGTTCAATCTGAATTTTAATCTTGCCTCATTTTTTCTCTCAGTCATTAAAATGCTTCAAGCAGCTGGGAGTTTGTTAAAAGAGGAGAAGTACGTGCACAGTTACCCCTATGACTGGAGGACTAAAAAACCAATGATTATTCGTGCCAGCAAACAGTGGTTTGTAAACACAGCAGATGTGAAGGCTGCAGCACAGGTAGgtaattttgctttcttatgAGACACTTAAAGACAACTGATGCTATTTGGAATCAGCAAAACAATCTTGCTGTAGCTCCCTGCAGAATATGTTATTCTATAGCATTTATAAACAGTAgttgaaaaatgttaattaattgTCAAAGTGAAGAGTGTTGTCAAATTTTTTGTCAATATTGATATGATCTAGGGTAGTTACATTGATTGGTATATTTGCTCATTGTATTTAGAGATGTAGAAAAGTTTCTTAGagctactgatttttttttccctaaaatatttttaaaaatatgatgtTTCAAGAAATTAACTCAGACGATTTTATCactattaaaattatattttttgttaGGCTAGCCTTGTGCGGCCAGAGATCTTTGTTTGCTCCCCTGTTAATTTTGTCACAGTcctattttaaataactttaaacCATGGGGTCTTTTGCTCTTTGAAATTATGTACGTCCACACTAAAAATTCAGACCAGCACCTTAGGGTAACAGTGATTTTATTCTATTAAGGGCATGAGGTGTATATTCCATATTAATCTTTATCTAAAATGAATGAAAACCTGATGGTtactcagcagggctgggagtgagTGGCAGCCCACACTGTATTACAGGCAGTCTGTATCAAGGTGGGTTTTCAAAGTAGACAACAGCACAAGAGACAGCTTTTAAACTTCAGATAGGGCCACTGATGCcattttaaactcatttttaGGGTGTGTCTGCTAGAGAATCAGAGAACTGGGCTTTGGTTGGGAAATATACAGCATGTGCAGTGTTCAAAGTATGTTAGTTGTCTGAGAATGTGTTGTTTgatactgggaatgggagagTAGATCTGTACCGTATTTTACTGACGGCATAAGCAGTGTTTATGGGAATGCTGAAGTGTGTTCAACAGCTCACTGTCTACTTTTTAGGATGTGCTGAAAAAAGTGAAAGTCATCCCTACGTCTGCAATGAACAGAATGCTGGAGATGCTGGACAGAAGAACATTCTGGTGCATATCGCGGCAAAGGTGCTGGGGCGTCCCGATTCCTGTTTTTTATCAGAAGAGCACGGGAGAATGCTTGATCAACAGGTACCTGTCTAGCCTTGTACACTGAGAAATGGCAGAATTTCTGTCATTGAAAATGACAGAGACAGAGCACTGTCTGTTGTGCTGCAGTTAATGATATAAAATTTCTTATTATTTCAGGTAGGAATACGTGCTTTTAGTTGTAGTTGTTTTTACACAGATCTAATTTAGCTGTAAGTTAGAACAATCAAAAACTTGTTGCTGGAAGTGACTTGTATATAACTAATGGAATTAATTTACTTAGATACTTAAAGTTACCTGAGAAGTCCCCTTGAGATTAATTACTGCTTTCATCCTTCATCTTGTAGTTAAGTGAGCTGCCAGTCATGACTGGCCTTTCCATTTAAGCAAGCAGTGAAATGCAAGTTGTGATTAGAAGAGATGGCAACTCTACATTGAACAGTCCAGGTTCTGTCTCAAAAGAGCTTTTTGCAGTTAAGTAAGTGACAGTGAGATCTGAAGTGTAATAACCACATTGGTTGCAGAATAAATAACTgcattttgtttgaaaacaaaattagagTGGTTTTGACGACCAGCCTCAAGTGTAACTGACCCTTAGCTATATGATTTGGTATGTCCAGATCTTCAGATGCTAGCCTGATTCTGCCATCTTCTAGTTAATAGTATCTAGATATTGCAAACACTGCATTTCAGGAATTGTAGACAACATAATGCAGAGGAAATCCAAGCTATGctttaaagcaagaaaactcAACCAAATATAAtccttttctgttctgtaaGGAATAATAGAGTCCTGCTTTTACTTCTTTGGGGAACAGAGGTATTCAGTTGTGAATGCCCTCTAAGAGGTGATTTCATAAAAGTAGTATTGTGGAGTTCCACATTCATTGATTAgttccatatttttttctgtcttgagaTATGCTGATATAACTCAGTTTTATACACCCTAATCTTACAACCTTTTGTGTAAATTCATTCTGGATAATATGATTGCATAGCTGGAGATGAACTTAAATAGTGTTGCAGAACTCTTTTTATTCTGGTGTTGAATAAATATACTGCAGGAGTCCAGCCTGTTTTCCAGAGGCTGTACTGAGCACACAAGCAGTAGATAGTAGACAGTAGTAGGTGAGGCTCAGGGTGtggagagcagggaatggaCTTTAGACAGGTAGTCCTCAGCTTCACCTGGTGTGACTGGGTGTGTAGGTGCATGGAGATGTACTTTGGCTCTCTCACCATAGGCAATAACTGTGAGAAAAGACCACAATAGCCACACATCAGGAAATAAATGGGTGGAGGGTTTGTGGAGTGTAAAACCGTTTTACCTGCAAAAAAGTGTGTGTCTCTATAAAAAAACTATTTCTGAGGAATAGTTCTTGTATTCTGGTTGAAGAGTAGGcttgagagtgtgtgtgtgtgtgtgtgtgtgttgcttAAAAATTGTTAAATATGTAGTTTAACAAGAAGAAGGGAGCGTAATGAAAAGGAGTTCAGCAGTTGGCACTCAAACGAGAAGGGCGCCATGAAGCAAGAGCTTCTTCTGCACATCGAGGAGCTGGGACAGAAAGCATTTGAAAGGAGGGATGTGTGGGAATTCCTTTCTACAACCTTTAGGTTGTAGAAAAATTACCTTGAAAGGCAGTCACCTGTATTAAAACCCCTGCCTTTTGTGAGTGCTCGAGCTGTGTGAGATTATTCCTGGAATTATGCAAAATGATGTGGTGAACTTTGCCATAGCTTAACACCTCCATCTTTGTATGTAGGTGTTGGCCCAGCAGTCACACTTGTGGGGAGTGAACAAAGGGACAGCATGGCATGTTTGGGTAGAATTGATCTGAGGAATAGAAAGAggcatttaggaaaaaaaacagacaTATTCAATATGCTTGAAAAgagatttatttaatttgctgACAGCTTCAGATGCTCATTTATAGCCAGGACTCTTTACTTCTAACTTTACATACTCTCGGTggaattttcaaaggaaagtgTAAAGCAATCATTAAATATTCTAAAAAGTTTGAGCTTTACAAATATTTGTAAAGTTAACTGTAGCAGGCTTCTGTAACTGGAGTAGGAGAAGTGCACAGAATATTGGCCTATAGAAGTGACAGGCAAATTTAGAAGACAGTCTGTCAATTCATAGGTCATTTTCCTGGACaccagttcttactgaaataaGCAGCTAAACCTGATTGATTTGTTACATTTGCATTATCATTTTGAAAATCATATTACAACAGGTTGctgacttatttttttaagaagtttcaTACTTAGATTGTGTGATAATTAATACAATTAAAACACCAGTAAATAACTTGCATTTCAAAACACGAGCTGTTTTTAACTTGAGTGCTGGATAAACAACCTTTCAGTAGCAGCTGCCGTGGAGTTTTTGAGTGACTATCAAAAGTAACAGCATCTCCACTGGAAGTCAGTGTAGTCCACATGGAGTTGCTGTTACATATGAGAGCACCAATGGTCGATCTTGAGTGATCCTGTTTATGTATCACCTGTaaaatgacttttaaaaagaaaaaaaagtccctaAAATAAACTGCTGTTTCCCTCTATGAGAGTTGCCCCTGAATTTGTCACATGAAAAGCCGCTGAAAGCCCCTCTCAAGATGGAACTGCTTTCTCTAACAGAGTGGTTTTGCCACACCAGCAGTGCAGTCTTTCTAACTTAAAAGCCAAGAGGTAGTTTGTAATGTTTGATGCAGAATCTCCATGgatcttcctgctgctgtgggccCCCCATAACCCTAAACGATATTTGATTCAATGACATTGTCATCTATGGTTATAAATTTAATATACCAGTAATGTTTAAATTCTTTGCTACAGAGTATACTGCATAATATTCTGACCAGGAGtgtaaaaattattattaaaaaacccttatatgaaagaaagagaaaagagagaacactttttcatttttgccattttcagTAAGAATACAGAGGTGAGATTCTGTGGGATTTTTCTGcacaaatggagaaaaaaagactttaagTGATTTAGAGTACATGCACAAATAGATGCTTACACTGTGTGACAGCTTTCAACATTTAATAGATTTCACAAGAAGATATTCTCAATGTAGGAAATTTTGTAActcatggaaaagaaagagctCCAAAACTAAAATGCGAGAATTGTATTTCCAGTAGTAGCTCAGGCCAGGTGATAAATGTGAGATACATGCTTTAATCTGACCTCATGCAATAACTGCTGTACAAATTTGCTGTTCAGATATTGGTAATAAATAGTAGTATTGCAGAGATTGTTCTAATGCCTGACAACTTTTGTCTGCTTCGCTGTGACTTCGATTAACACGtaaattaaatttctgaaaaagaaaaccccaacatcTTTTTGAAAGAGGTCTATCCTGTGCtctaatttgtttttcaaaataataagaCATTTCAGTGAACTGCAATTAGTATCAGCTTACCATCCCCTAAATACTTACAGCTGCAGTATCAATGTTCGTGTAAAGCAGAAGATAACTTCCCCTCTTTGCCTCTGTTGGAAAGGAGATGGAGAGAACATCAGGCTCTGTATTCTTCTGCTCCTGACTGTATCTTAATGCTGCCTAATTTCTGTTAACAGATTAAATAAGTGTGCAGCATAATCAATATCAGGCTCCCGGGTGATTGGCTGGAGCTGTGGTAGCGTGAATTGCCGTAGGGGTGTCAGAGCGTAGCAGGGACACGTAATGCAAGTTCTTCCAGATAGCCTCTGAATACAGGGCAAAGTTTTACAATGGCCTTTATGGCTCATTCGCAGAATTATCATGCTCACCTTGAAGGCTGCAGATTATAAAGTGATGAGTAGTTATTTGAGCAAGGTGGTTTTCACTTACACCTTACAGAAGAGTACTTTGCAAAAATCCTGCTCCTTACAATGCAGAGACCTTAAATAAAGTTATTTCTGTCTTGTAGTAAAATTAATCATAAGGATCCTGCGAGAAGAGCAGAGCCAAGTACAGGGGCTGTGTTTGTTTGTCTTGTATTTTTCAAACtgtaggaggaaaaaagatttGTTGAAAAGATACCCTGGAAATTTTTCATCTAAACTATCTCCTCTTAGAAAACACTCATTAATGTTCACTTATGTTCTGTAGAGAAACACTGCATAATGAAACAAACTTGCACTGCTAGAAtatggtaatttttttaaacttgatttGAAACTATGATAGGATTCTGGGAATGTTGGTCAATAAAAAGTTGGCTTCACAGTCCTTGACTCCTTATTTCTAGTAAGTGATTGGTAACACAAATCTTTCTTTTACTTATCTGAAAAAATTTATCTGTGGCATAATTGTACCTGTTGCTTCTTGTGTAACACAAATGTCT
The DNA window shown above is from Corvus hawaiiensis isolate bCorHaw1 chromosome 3, bCorHaw1.pri.cur, whole genome shotgun sequence and carries:
- the IARS2 gene encoding isoleucine--tRNA ligase, mitochondrial, coding for MLRAWRAPALARARAGAARGWARSAASEAAAESREDSRYRDTVLLPRSRFPAQLPGRLQPETELETQQKCGFSELYSWQRQRKAKQEFCLHDGPPYANGDPHVGHALNKILKDITNRFHVMRGYKVHYVPGWDCHGLPIELKALSEVKGAENLSPMEIRQRARAFAERAIEKQKSAFIRWGVMADWANCYLTFDPKYEANQLRVFYKMYDKGLIYRDYKPVFWSPSTKTALAEAELEYNEQHVSRSVYMKFPLLKSPPKLTSVIDGSSPASVLVWTTQPWTVPANQAVCYMPDSAYSIVKCATTGQRFILAADRVESTAAVLDTQFEVITTCKGADLADGSCAHPTIPGRVSPLLPANHVTMTKGTGLVHTAPAHGMEDYSVASHHQLPTDCLVDESGYFTEAAGPELKNKNVLEEGNEAVIKMLQAAGSLLKEEKYVHSYPYDWRTKKPMIIRASKQWFVNTADVKAAAQDVLKKVKVIPTSAMNRMLEMLDRRTFWCISRQRCWGVPIPVFYQKSTGECLINSETITDVIKIVEQQGTDAWWTLPIEQLLSKEAVAKAGGRDVSDYVKGQDVLDIWFDSGTSWAHVLEGAEQRADTYLEGKDQLGGWFQSSLLTSVAARKKAPYKTLVVHGFTLGEKGEKMSKSIGNVVDPDVVINGGEDHTKDPPYGADVLRWWVAESNVFTEVLIGPVVLNAARDDINKLRNTLRFMLGNVEGFNPETDAIPPAEMYIVDQYMLHLLQEYSSKVTEAYKQYDYSKVVRLLQAFCSRNLSNFYFSMIKDRLYCEEAKDPKRRSCQTVLAEALDIVVRSFAPILPHLAEEVFQYIPYKKDSEGVFRTGWINASSAWKKPGIEEAIEGACAMRDSFLGSISGKNALEYEAIIVIEPGLLFELMEALQAEETSSVSQLNEIMMASQTTLLSEFPKETPSDANIIKGTFLINLEGGDICEQSSYKVIARPSAKAKCPRCRRYTAESSSTPCPRCLQVLAAGKGST